One window from the genome of Haloprofundus halobius encodes:
- a CDS encoding phospholipase D-like domain-containing protein: protein MVRAFSLPSSGLRYLLGYSLVHADRVAICSPWLSDVELRLPLGTDLQNRRMLLSEALRRFETELNVYVRQGESHNEFILSRMGQSATVTEVDDLHAKAIVTDGYVYIGSANITRGGLLTNRELCEIVENQYEDVATYLKSELGLGSVVK from the coding sequence ATGGTACGAGCGTTTTCGTTACCCTCTAGCGGGCTCCGGTATCTGCTTGGATACTCACTCGTCCACGCCGACCGCGTGGCGATCTGTTCACCGTGGCTGAGCGATGTCGAACTTCGCCTCCCACTCGGAACAGACCTCCAGAATAGACGAATGCTCCTCTCGGAGGCACTCCGTCGATTCGAGACCGAGCTAAATGTCTACGTGAGACAGGGAGAATCTCACAACGAGTTCATTCTCTCACGGATGGGTCAGTCCGCAACGGTCACTGAAGTCGACGACCTGCACGCGAAAGCGATCGTCACAGACGGATACGTCTATATCGGATCCGCAAACATCACTCGTGGTGGCCTTCTGACGAACCGAGAGCTTTGTGAAATCGTTGAGAATCAGTACGAGGACGTAGCGACGTATCTGAAGTCGGAGCTGGGTCTCGGGTCAGTCGTAAAGTAG
- a CDS encoding DEAD/DEAH box helicase, producing MKYFDRNSNPSRMDENIRPLLRGLLENTQIFGPDDENPRYVTDALKYTRKPQKRRDVEENKHRGEDPFIDEIVEIFGFDPLDFQADSWRLVRDLDATRQRDNRSQGAIFSAPTGFGKTEAFLGPLYQLLRDGSQEMAILVYPSRALLQDQLGRILKHLHQIKTTSDDQLSAGIWTGDTPYERSDVENQSALFERSNGRNEFRLANCWCGDDDENHSFIFTGGDDGYELVCENDPSHSFTSRELILNRTDMRHGGHPNLLLTTLESLELFGLKPNYDIIDYADTIVFDEIHLYTGLRGAHTANIVKNIESVTEDALLWLGSSATVDDAKRFAGKIFPVPTSRIESVSPAESDFDTDHNDEEHYYFLKSTADGPGVSSMFIQQIMLLGHGLLQQNDAPQGKILSFIDSISQVNQKRTQLEDADQNRQLWEYHVGSGEADDWERVAEEMGYDFLNENLDFASVYSDVGFDASVTESDVLLSTNFLEVGIDVGDITIVTQYRTPWNLSSFVQRAGRAARKEGTDSHIFVFLSDLTADSNMFYRADRFLGSEIRTPLKTDNEVVEWIHDQFETFYTVMSGILDEGYISTQQDKDAFYKAFLVDELGWEDYYTLLTDPSKIFSREFDIYESFDALTGQRPVMNLLATLEGERERLNQRTSIAGTDGSRGTEVVVSLTEAVRENILRFVQERIEMIDTCRSHPSKILEESELSELEEKLESLRAAATDDAGKTDAPADQFQALLPNLFHITGDVMLVTNHAQSQGVDVGGFQFQAQDIQEQVTELRELTDDDEIEKLERQQKQVYYLMQALEEVHKYHKIEPNYLSLYYIKHLLRGGYYYDRFLRASGKTLSDEVWYIPDNYFDDAGKYFTVFSDENRIGGAEEPIDKLVHSYTPLRSEYQQDAGHLQAFVPKTIIEDGTVRFDFSDIDGEERPDLLIPESVVLTDITDLSGTQALNIVRYCPQCLQIIDDSSCLRHNDSKLGKIHASPNVETSLTERSEEQTRGGVTLADISGKVRLTGTSLEITPATYNRSSNEYIFTGGDRIKREIEAPQQTLGFTLDTRGLLFDISTFLDAATDDEIQERVRQYKNFDETSPTYVAAHTAAHFYTQFVADLAGISPNSLFYGVDLDNEEVYVFERSQGGQGIADMVFDDLREDPATALESITRISYNPQVLNERLWADSEFVAKLPPVSPDRETIETLVRESDVVPIFDHIVDLVVEEVRSSIDRAGQLAKEETTSRRTAYQIKHVVARERVAGNDEFPRAAVSELDPDFDGYERAERLFFSPDIDGCVDNLHLSECISPHDQSDALSYVFLEFLREQIIERVPSDEVVTRIFDIEALPGGDYDGTSVFVTL from the coding sequence ATGAAGTATTTCGACCGTAATTCAAATCCCTCACGGATGGACGAGAATATTCGACCGCTCCTGCGGGGCCTCTTAGAGAACACGCAGATCTTCGGACCGGACGATGAAAACCCTCGGTACGTCACAGACGCGCTAAAGTACACCCGGAAGCCACAGAAGCGGCGAGACGTAGAAGAGAACAAGCATAGGGGAGAGGACCCGTTCATCGACGAAATCGTCGAGATATTTGGATTCGATCCGCTCGACTTCCAGGCAGACAGCTGGCGGTTGGTTCGTGATCTCGATGCGACACGGCAAAGAGATAATCGCTCGCAAGGTGCGATTTTCTCTGCACCGACTGGTTTTGGAAAGACGGAGGCGTTTCTCGGACCGTTATACCAACTACTCCGTGACGGTAGCCAGGAGATGGCAATCCTCGTCTATCCGAGCCGTGCCCTCCTCCAAGACCAACTCGGTCGAATACTCAAACACCTTCATCAGATCAAAACGACCAGTGACGACCAACTCTCTGCCGGGATCTGGACCGGGGACACGCCGTACGAACGATCGGATGTCGAAAACCAATCTGCGCTCTTCGAACGGTCGAACGGAAGAAACGAATTCCGTTTGGCTAACTGTTGGTGCGGAGACGACGATGAGAATCACTCGTTCATCTTCACTGGTGGGGACGATGGATACGAACTCGTCTGTGAGAACGACCCCTCTCACTCCTTCACCAGCCGTGAACTGATTCTCAATCGGACCGACATGCGTCACGGCGGACACCCGAATCTTCTACTGACTACGTTAGAGTCACTAGAACTCTTCGGGCTGAAGCCCAACTACGACATCATAGACTACGCAGATACGATCGTCTTCGACGAGATCCACCTCTACACTGGGCTCAGAGGTGCGCACACTGCGAACATCGTGAAAAACATCGAGTCAGTCACCGAAGACGCCCTTCTCTGGCTTGGCTCGAGCGCCACCGTAGACGATGCAAAACGCTTCGCAGGGAAGATCTTCCCGGTTCCGACGAGCCGAATCGAGTCGGTCTCCCCCGCCGAGTCTGATTTCGACACAGACCACAACGACGAGGAACACTACTACTTCCTGAAATCGACGGCAGACGGTCCAGGAGTGTCGTCGATGTTCATCCAACAGATCATGCTACTCGGTCATGGTCTGCTGCAACAGAACGACGCACCTCAAGGAAAGATTCTCTCGTTCATAGACAGCATCAGTCAGGTAAATCAGAAGAGAACCCAACTGGAGGACGCCGATCAGAACAGACAGCTCTGGGAGTACCACGTCGGATCGGGAGAAGCAGACGATTGGGAACGTGTGGCTGAGGAGATGGGCTACGATTTCCTCAACGAGAACCTCGATTTTGCTTCTGTCTACTCTGACGTAGGGTTCGATGCATCCGTTACCGAGAGCGATGTTCTCCTCTCGACGAACTTCCTCGAAGTGGGTATCGACGTCGGGGACATTACGATTGTGACTCAGTACCGAACGCCGTGGAATCTCTCCTCGTTCGTCCAACGTGCCGGACGCGCAGCACGCAAAGAGGGGACCGATTCTCACATCTTCGTCTTTCTCTCAGACCTCACAGCCGACTCCAACATGTTCTACCGCGCTGACCGATTCCTCGGGTCTGAGATTAGAACCCCACTCAAAACAGATAACGAGGTTGTAGAGTGGATTCACGACCAGTTCGAGACGTTCTATACCGTCATGAGCGGTATACTTGACGAAGGGTACATTTCGACGCAACAGGACAAAGACGCGTTCTACAAAGCGTTCCTCGTAGACGAGCTCGGGTGGGAAGATTACTATACGTTACTCACTGACCCTTCAAAGATTTTCTCTCGCGAGTTCGACATCTATGAGTCATTTGACGCACTCACAGGACAGCGACCGGTTATGAACCTCCTCGCCACCTTAGAGGGGGAACGAGAGCGATTGAATCAACGGACGAGCATCGCCGGTACCGACGGGAGCAGAGGTACCGAGGTGGTTGTCTCCCTCACCGAAGCAGTTCGCGAGAACATCCTTCGATTTGTCCAGGAACGCATAGAGATGATCGATACGTGTCGGTCTCACCCGAGTAAGATACTGGAGGAGAGTGAGCTGTCGGAACTCGAAGAGAAGCTGGAGTCGTTAAGAGCAGCAGCTACCGACGATGCAGGGAAAACTGACGCTCCTGCCGATCAGTTCCAAGCTCTGCTCCCGAACCTCTTCCATATCACCGGCGACGTGATGCTCGTGACTAATCACGCCCAGAGCCAGGGCGTCGACGTCGGAGGGTTCCAGTTCCAAGCGCAGGATATCCAAGAGCAGGTCACGGAGCTGAGAGAGCTAACTGATGACGACGAGATTGAGAAGCTCGAACGTCAACAGAAACAGGTCTACTACCTGATGCAGGCACTCGAGGAGGTGCACAAGTATCACAAAATCGAGCCGAACTACCTCAGTCTCTACTACATCAAACACCTCCTTCGGGGTGGCTACTACTACGATCGGTTCCTTCGCGCGAGCGGAAAAACGTTGAGCGACGAGGTGTGGTACATTCCGGACAACTACTTCGACGACGCGGGTAAGTACTTCACCGTCTTCAGCGACGAGAATCGGATCGGGGGGGCAGAAGAACCGATCGACAAACTCGTCCACTCGTACACACCGCTTCGTAGTGAGTATCAACAGGACGCAGGTCACCTCCAAGCCTTCGTACCAAAGACCATCATCGAGGACGGTACAGTCCGCTTCGACTTTAGCGACATCGACGGTGAAGAACGCCCTGATCTGCTGATACCGGAATCTGTTGTTCTCACCGACATTACGGACCTGAGTGGCACTCAAGCGCTCAACATCGTTCGCTACTGTCCGCAGTGCCTCCAGATTATCGACGACAGTAGCTGCCTCCGTCACAATGATTCGAAGCTGGGCAAGATTCACGCCAGTCCAAACGTCGAAACGTCGTTAACCGAACGAAGCGAGGAGCAGACGAGAGGGGGAGTGACGCTCGCAGACATCTCTGGGAAGGTACGACTGACAGGTACATCTCTCGAGATTACGCCTGCAACGTACAATCGAAGCTCGAATGAATACATCTTCACCGGTGGTGACCGAATCAAGCGAGAAATAGAAGCACCTCAGCAGACACTCGGATTCACCCTCGACACACGTGGTCTCTTATTCGATATCAGTACGTTCCTTGACGCTGCGACAGACGACGAGATACAGGAACGAGTACGTCAATACAAGAATTTCGACGAAACTTCGCCGACCTACGTAGCCGCACACACGGCTGCTCACTTCTACACGCAGTTCGTCGCCGACCTTGCAGGAATCAGTCCGAACAGCCTCTTCTACGGTGTCGACCTTGACAACGAAGAGGTGTACGTGTTCGAGCGCTCGCAGGGAGGACAAGGAATCGCGGACATGGTCTTCGACGACCTCCGTGAAGACCCCGCAACTGCTCTCGAGTCGATCACTCGGATCTCGTACAACCCGCAGGTGCTCAACGAACGTCTGTGGGCCGACTCGGAGTTCGTCGCAAAATTACCCCCCGTATCACCTGATCGAGAGACAATCGAAACACTCGTGCGAGAGTCCGATGTCGTTCCCATATTCGACCACATCGTTGACCTCGTCGTCGAAGAAGTACGGTCCTCGATCGACCGGGCAGGCCAGCTCGCAAAAGAGGAGACGACGTCCCGCCGCACAGCATATCAGATAAAACACGTGGTTGCACGCGAGCGCGTCGCTGGAAACGACGAGTTCCCGCGTGCAGCAGTCTCAGAACTCGATCCGGACTTCGACGGGTACGAACGTGCGGAACGACTGTTCTTCTCGCCGGACATCGACGGCTGTGTCGATAATCTCCATCTCTCCGAATGTATTTCCCCTCACGACCAATCGGATGCACTCAGTTACGTCTTCCTCGAATTCCTTCGAGAGCAGATTATCGAACGAGTTCCTAGCGACGAAGTCGTCACGCGCATCTTCGACATCGAGGCACTCCCGGGAGGTGATTACGATGGTACGAGCGTTTTCGTTACCCTCTAG
- a CDS encoding AAA domain-containing protein: MHIVREVVDGDRDRPVLAYQTPLESEVEAWPVRGDVDGVLVVPQKVGDEWGAHIRVLEVKSSQTAKTNHQIQAAIYSLQLKSLLSEMPVKISASIVTRDNVVDTMVKSRIDLHELDTFELSTRENDVRLLLEEGGTLDTALLGEDGDPLADHDDPDQPNYRIDARCDGCSNQARCVAYAAFNHDLALLGFSEGVQESLRKHGIEKIDDLVDLFEYPTGEWDRQPTSRTHPKPKDPERVAQIQTSTDISNLVHRAQIAHRFLRQIDPEYEKQWQKKAEGVGPWSEYLVGSGRNLPDDDPNDDSWQRPWNDYPRKSLVRVYPYVQHDHIRDRLVLLAAKVACSRDDSEGEFVVVTTEGLSEDLEAKNDAERALLAEFYSKLTDAIESVRPDLTAEGKRPEEGYLHLYPYSGTQRRYLVDAAKRHPDTEASQTLRTLLGYREDIDQEMVSVLQEDFRSRHVFRYPGLGVVQTVAQFYSREYSFEWEDKRDEYETPLKDVFALGFFETGVPYTEVGEHIVPDAKNGLQVPNDNLTKFYPLVGRHVDVVPLEYLYACEEFDVLDTDWADNEETRADIMRYRHHGGKDSARVSLSDIKDLARAICAAYEYIERCTRGKNAKTEKQPLNLANMGENSLGGSELQQTLIEYQKLEFGSKRRALESRYREPLGQRTANGDAIPFEVVDAPESSDAEDKTLTGRILRQLGNGVPGLSSQTSLSLESGTYVVLTPLEATAEGTLTETEKSPTRYANKVLGVISWVDTSKGTVGISLNWPRNRSKEPHLPNHVGWTRDADDEWNRQLIEEGMTFVADEALDNFPANRARSALQHAGTNDIHNRLLGVYEATDPTALRYDEPFCDSEAIESFLEAFDDAMPERTNAQQKSFVRRLHHSVSGLQGPPGTGKTSYASAPAILSRAYANHDGDKSFIGVGAAHSNTAVDEIASAVGEAQEALEAAGKSKPVTLVRVRSGSPTGVLPKNVVELSAYEDRDELVGLFELALDGGDPLVVFSTPVSLRNTVASIRDLLDSDAGDVEELMSAGTARVFDYALIDEASMMDLPLVFLLGAFLREHRQIQLVGDHRQMQPIQSHDWESEDRQTIEEHTPAVSALDFVRFLRGETQDELEYLKREPPSWDDPDNVLPMDRLVTTYRLPPAMARLETELFYHRDGIELESAASGKRLPDIRTSETPEWLRAALDPSTRVTLLLHDDQQFTKDSPVEAYLAECLLRDLPTVASGPGPDEVSAGIVVPFRLMRRRLQEDHIGVPVDTVERYQGNEKDVMVLAMTAGNQGYVNSRAEFLLDANRFNVGASRMKRKLFIIASKALFKAVSPDVKRYEDQKAWKQLYRALAVSETANPPSVTLTSAEVPELVDGREVTVEVYTGFRD; this comes from the coding sequence GTGCACATCGTACGCGAAGTCGTCGATGGTGACCGAGACCGTCCTGTACTGGCGTACCAGACACCACTCGAATCAGAAGTAGAAGCCTGGCCGGTCCGCGGCGATGTTGACGGTGTACTCGTCGTTCCCCAGAAAGTCGGTGACGAGTGGGGTGCTCACATCCGCGTCCTCGAAGTGAAGTCTTCGCAGACCGCGAAGACGAATCACCAGATTCAGGCTGCAATCTACAGCCTCCAACTGAAGTCGCTGCTGTCCGAGATGCCGGTTAAAATCTCAGCCAGCATCGTCACTCGGGATAATGTCGTAGACACGATGGTCAAGTCGCGGATCGACCTCCACGAGCTCGACACCTTCGAGCTATCGACTAGAGAGAACGACGTGAGACTCTTGCTCGAAGAGGGAGGGACGCTCGATACAGCACTGCTCGGCGAGGACGGTGACCCGCTCGCAGACCACGACGATCCTGACCAACCGAACTATCGTATCGACGCCCGATGTGACGGCTGTTCAAACCAAGCTCGATGTGTCGCGTACGCGGCGTTCAACCACGATCTCGCCCTCCTCGGCTTCTCAGAGGGCGTCCAGGAGAGTCTTCGGAAGCACGGTATCGAGAAGATCGACGACTTAGTCGACCTCTTCGAGTACCCAACCGGAGAGTGGGACCGCCAACCCACCTCTCGAACGCACCCAAAACCAAAAGACCCTGAACGCGTCGCACAGATACAAACATCGACAGATATCTCCAATCTCGTCCACCGGGCACAGATCGCTCATCGATTCCTGCGACAGATTGACCCGGAGTATGAGAAACAGTGGCAAAAGAAGGCCGAGGGAGTCGGGCCGTGGAGCGAGTATCTCGTTGGAAGCGGACGGAACCTTCCCGATGACGACCCGAACGACGACTCGTGGCAGCGACCGTGGAACGACTATCCGCGGAAGTCGCTCGTTCGCGTCTACCCCTACGTTCAGCACGACCACATTCGCGACCGTCTAGTCCTGTTAGCAGCGAAGGTTGCTTGCTCGAGAGACGACAGTGAGGGGGAGTTCGTCGTCGTTACTACGGAGGGCCTTTCAGAGGACCTCGAGGCGAAAAACGACGCCGAACGAGCGCTGCTAGCGGAGTTCTACAGTAAACTCACCGATGCAATCGAGAGCGTTCGTCCCGACCTTACCGCGGAGGGAAAACGACCCGAAGAGGGGTATTTGCACCTCTATCCGTACAGTGGGACTCAGCGTCGGTATCTCGTCGATGCAGCGAAACGTCACCCAGACACCGAAGCGAGTCAGACACTCCGGACGCTGCTCGGATACCGCGAAGACATCGATCAAGAGATGGTCTCTGTCCTTCAAGAGGACTTCCGGAGCCGTCACGTGTTCCGGTATCCGGGTCTCGGCGTCGTTCAGACCGTTGCTCAGTTCTACTCGCGCGAGTACTCGTTCGAGTGGGAAGACAAGCGAGACGAGTACGAGACGCCGCTGAAGGACGTCTTCGCCCTCGGTTTCTTCGAAACGGGAGTTCCGTACACCGAAGTAGGCGAACACATCGTACCCGACGCGAAAAACGGTCTTCAAGTTCCTAACGACAATCTCACCAAATTCTACCCGCTGGTCGGGCGACACGTGGACGTCGTTCCGCTCGAGTATCTGTATGCGTGTGAGGAGTTCGACGTTCTCGACACCGATTGGGCGGACAACGAGGAGACACGGGCTGACATCATGCGCTACCGTCACCACGGCGGGAAAGATTCGGCACGAGTCTCTCTCAGCGACATCAAGGACCTCGCACGCGCCATATGCGCTGCGTACGAGTATATTGAACGCTGTACGCGTGGGAAGAACGCGAAAACCGAGAAACAACCGCTAAACCTGGCGAACATGGGCGAGAACTCGTTGGGGGGCTCGGAACTACAGCAGACGCTCATCGAGTACCAAAAACTCGAATTCGGGTCTAAACGGCGAGCGCTGGAGAGCCGTTATCGCGAACCCCTCGGACAGCGGACAGCCAACGGTGACGCCATCCCCTTTGAAGTCGTTGACGCACCAGAAAGCTCTGACGCAGAGGATAAAACACTGACTGGACGGATACTCCGTCAACTCGGTAACGGTGTTCCCGGACTATCGAGCCAGACGTCGTTGTCGCTCGAATCGGGTACGTACGTCGTACTCACCCCGCTGGAGGCTACTGCCGAAGGAACGCTCACTGAGACTGAGAAGTCCCCGACTCGGTACGCGAACAAGGTGTTGGGTGTAATCTCCTGGGTCGATACCTCAAAGGGAACGGTTGGCATCTCCTTGAACTGGCCACGAAACCGAAGTAAGGAGCCACACCTCCCCAATCACGTGGGGTGGACACGCGACGCCGACGACGAGTGGAACCGACAACTCATCGAAGAGGGAATGACCTTCGTCGCCGACGAGGCGCTCGACAACTTCCCCGCTAATCGTGCTCGGAGCGCACTCCAGCACGCCGGGACGAACGACATCCACAACCGCCTCCTCGGAGTGTACGAAGCGACCGATCCCACGGCGCTGCGATACGACGAGCCGTTTTGTGATTCGGAGGCCATTGAATCCTTCCTCGAAGCGTTCGACGATGCGATGCCCGAGAGGACGAACGCACAGCAGAAGTCGTTCGTTCGTCGACTCCACCACTCGGTGAGTGGTCTACAGGGGCCACCAGGAACGGGGAAGACAAGTTACGCATCGGCGCCCGCCATCTTGTCACGTGCTTACGCTAACCACGACGGCGACAAATCGTTCATCGGTGTCGGCGCGGCACATTCGAACACCGCCGTCGACGAAATCGCCTCTGCGGTCGGAGAAGCCCAAGAGGCGCTCGAAGCGGCGGGAAAGAGCAAGCCGGTGACGCTCGTGCGCGTTCGGTCTGGTTCTCCGACTGGGGTGCTCCCAAAAAACGTTGTCGAGCTGAGCGCCTACGAGGACCGCGACGAACTCGTCGGCCTCTTCGAGTTAGCGCTCGATGGGGGCGACCCACTCGTGGTGTTCTCGACACCCGTCTCACTCCGAAACACGGTGGCGTCGATTCGCGACCTCTTGGATTCGGACGCGGGCGATGTCGAAGAACTCATGTCCGCCGGCACGGCGCGAGTCTTCGACTACGCGCTCATCGACGAGGCGAGCATGATGGACCTCCCACTGGTTTTCCTCCTCGGTGCGTTCCTCCGAGAGCACCGGCAGATACAGCTCGTCGGGGACCATCGGCAGATGCAGCCGATTCAGTCGCACGACTGGGAGTCAGAGGACCGGCAGACCATCGAAGAGCACACGCCGGCTGTGTCTGCACTCGACTTCGTTCGCTTCCTTCGCGGAGAGACCCAAGACGAACTCGAGTACCTCAAGCGCGAACCCCCGTCGTGGGACGATCCCGACAACGTTCTGCCGATGGACCGTCTCGTCACCACCTATCGGCTACCACCGGCGATGGCGCGTCTCGAAACGGAGCTGTTCTACCACCGTGATGGAATCGAACTCGAGTCCGCTGCCTCCGGGAAGCGTCTCCCCGACATCCGGACCTCTGAAACCCCGGAGTGGCTTCGGGCTGCCCTCGACCCGTCGACTCGAGTGACGCTACTGCTTCACGACGACCAGCAGTTCACCAAGGACAGCCCGGTAGAAGCGTATCTTGCTGAGTGTCTGCTCCGCGACCTCCCGACGGTCGCCAGTGGCCCAGGCCCTGATGAAGTGTCGGCGGGGATCGTCGTCCCGTTCCGTCTGATGCGCCGACGGCTCCAGGAAGACCATATCGGTGTTCCCGTCGACACCGTCGAACGGTATCAGGGGAACGAGAAGGACGTGATGGTTCTCGCCATGACCGCTGGTAACCAGGGGTACGTCAATAGCCGTGCCGAGTTTCTCCTCGACGCGAACCGGTTCAACGTCGGGGCGAGTCGGATGAAACGGAAGCTGTTCATCATCGCCTCGAAGGCGCTTTTCAAGGCGGTTAGCCCAGACGTGAAGCGATACGAGGACCAGAAAGCCTGGAAGCAGTTGTATCGCGCCCTCGCTGTGAGTGAGACGGCCAATCCGCCGTCGGTAACGCTGACGTCGGCTGAGGTCCCTGAACTCGTAGACGGACGAGAGGTCACAGTGGAGGTATACACCGGATTCAGAGACTGA